The Thiohalorhabdus denitrificans DNA segment CGCTGCCCTTCGTGGCCGAAGGACGCATCGGCGGCCCCGGAACTCATGAGCTCGATGTAGGGAGCAATACGGCGGGGGACTATGATTCCGCGGACCACGAGTGGGGGAATGGTCCCTTTGAAACCTTCGATCTCAACTGGGATGGCGAGGATGCGCAATGGAAGGTGGGCGACGACAGTACCACCTATTCCGATTTCGATTCGCTGAACGACTTCAACAGCCTGCTGATACGTACCGCCACCCCGGGTGCGGGTACGGAGGTGGCCTTCGAGGATGTGACGCTGAATGGTTCCCCGGTGCCCGGGCTCTCCTTCAGCAATACGTATGACACGGATGCCGCCGATTCCGACCGCTTGGTGAAGTGGATGGGGATGTATGATGCCGGTGACCTGGCCCAGGGCTTCAATCTCTCTG contains these protein-coding regions:
- a CDS encoding choice-of-anchor W domain-containing protein produces the protein MQKTVHAMLGITGLAAGLAVSGTAGAVATETYNADTDPSATDFEVDGYSALPFVAEGRIGGPGTHELDVGSNTAGDYDSADHEWGNGPFETFDLNWDGEDAQWKVGDDSTTYSDFDSLNDFNSLLIRTATPGAGTEVAFEDVTLNGSPVPGLSFSNTYDTDAADSDRLVKWMGMYDAGDLAQGFNLSGSVAMSWPEGEKPSQSNLAFQVKGANHANEVPAPATGALLLGGLLGLWKTGRRLKA